One Rissa tridactyla isolate bRisTri1 chromosome 1, bRisTri1.patW.cur.20221130, whole genome shotgun sequence DNA segment encodes these proteins:
- the THAP5 gene encoding THAP domain-containing protein 5 isoform X1, translating to MPRYCAASCCKNRGGQSARDQRKLSFYPFPLHDKERLEKWLRNMKRDAWTPSKHQLLCSDHFTPDSLDVRWGIRYLKHNAVPTIFSSPDDEEKDSSQKTPKEKKRDDLEETNTNVESKAASALLEPSTPKKNPVIPENVDEKAVVCSTALSKPLQIQKLQLQNGEDFQADCVILDHSSKQHIHQPNPLVMPPAVQSMEGTSVSTAVEDPVGCTATVLQFTDPEYLNSSLKLNNALGSITDYAIENPNSHVVGCSVEVQPTSENAVLLSTVTQTIEQFSGGEESVIAIIVPAESPEEPEIENSSFLPIKHEFLDTEDIETETDKSVYMNAYGGNEVLQTEHSYCKQDIDRDHLWQKISKLYSKITLLEMQEIKTLGRLRSLEALIGQLKQENLLSEEKLKIVENCFTTLEVTMIQ from the exons ATGCCGCGGTACTGCGCCGCCTCCTGCTGCAAGAACCGAGGGGGCCAAAGCGCCAGGGACCAGCGCAAGTTGAGCTTCTACCC ATTTCCGCTTCATGATAAAGAGCGACTTGAGAAATGGTTGCGGAATATGAAACGAGATGCATGGACTCCAAGTAAGCACCAGCTTCTATGCAGTGATCATTTTACTCCTGATTCCCTTGATGTGCGATGGGGTATACGATACTTGAAACATAATGCTGTACCAACAATTTTCTCTTCCCCAGATGATGAG gaaaaagaCTCTTCTCAGAagaccccaaaagaaaaaaagagagatgacctggaagaaacaaatacaaatgtaGAGTCAAAGGCGGCATCTGCATTACTTGAACCTAGTACGCCAAAGAAAAATCCTGTAATTCCAGAAAATGTAGATGAAAAAGCAGTAGTTTGCTCAACTGCATTGAGTAAACCTTTACAAATTCAAAAACTACAACTTCAAAATGGAGAAGACTTTCAGGCAGACTGTGTCATTCTTGATCATTCATCTAAGCAGCATATACATCAACCTAATCCTCTTGTAATGCCACCAGCAGTCCAGAGCATGGAAGGTACCAGTGTTTCTACTGCTGTAGAGGATCCAGTGGGTTGTACAGCTACAGTCTTGCAGTTTACAGACCCTGAATACTTGAATTCGTCTCTGAAACTGAACAATGCTTTAGGTTCAATTACTGACTATGCAATTGAAAATCCTAATTCTCATGTTGTAGGCTGTTCTGTTGAAGTACAGCCAACAAGTGAAAATGCAGTTTTACTGAGTACAGTCACACAAACTATTGAACAATTCAGTGGAGGTGAAGAATCTGTCATTGCTATTATTGTGCCAGCAGAGAGTCCAGAAGAGCCTGAAATAGAAAATAGTTCTTTTCTGCCGATTAAGCACGAGTTTCTTGACACAGAGGACATAGAAACAGAAACAGATAAATCTGTGTATATGAATGCATATGGTGGAAATGAAGTATTACAAACTGAGCATTCATACTGCAAACAAGACATAGACAGAGATCACCTTTGGCAAAAAATTTCAAAGCTCTACTCTAAGATAACTCTACTTGAAATGCAGGAGATAAAAACTTTGGGGAGACTCAGGTCCTTGGAAGCACTTATTGGACAACTGAAGcaagaaaacctgctttctgaagaaaagctgAAGATTGTAGAAAACTGCTTTACAACACTTGAAGTGACTATGATACAATAA
- the DNAJB9 gene encoding dnaJ homolog subfamily B member 9 has translation MATTQSVFTFALCILMITELILATESYYDILGVPKNASDRQIKKAFHKLAMKYHPDKNKSPGAEAKFREIAEAYETLSDENKRREYDQFGHHGGQGNNESPFHQSFNFNFDDLFKDFDLFSQNSRSKKHFENHFRSHREAHNRQRRSFQEFSFGGGLFDDVFENMEKMFSFSDFENAHRHAVRTDTRFHGSSKHCRTVTQRRGNMVTTYTDCSGQ, from the exons ATGGCCACTACGCAATCTGTCTTCACATTTGCTCTCTGCATTTTAATGATAACTGAATTAATACTGGCTACAGAGAGCTATTATGATATCTTAGGAGTGCCAAAAAATGCATCTGACCGCCAGATCAAGAAGGCATTTCACAAGCTCGCTATGAAATACCACCCAGACAAAAATAAGAGTCCTGGAGCAGAAGCGAAGTTTAGAGAAATTGCCGAAG cTTATGAAACATTATCAGATGAAAATAAACGAAGAGAATATGATCAGTTTGGGCATCACGGAGGACAAGGAAACAATGAAAGTCCGTTTCATCAGTCATTTAATTTCAACTTTGATGATCTGTTCAAAGACTTTGACCTCTTTAGTCAAAACTCACGGTcaaaaaagcactttgaaaatcaCTTCCGAAGTCATCGGGAAGCTCACAATCGGCAAAGACGTTCTTTCCAAGAGTTCTCCTTTGGAGGTGGACTGTTTGATGATGTGTttgaaaatatggagaaaatgtTTTCGTTTAGTGACTTTGAAAACGCACACCGACATGCAGTGCGAACTGATACCAGGTTTCATGGATCCAGCAAGCACTGTAGGACTGTCACTCAGAGACGAGGAAATATGGTTACCACGTATACAGACTGTTCTGGACAATAA
- the THAP5 gene encoding THAP domain-containing protein 5 isoform X2, with protein sequence MKRDAWTPSKHQLLCSDHFTPDSLDVRWGIRYLKHNAVPTIFSSPDDEEKDSSQKTPKEKKRDDLEETNTNVESKAASALLEPSTPKKNPVIPENVDEKAVVCSTALSKPLQIQKLQLQNGEDFQADCVILDHSSKQHIHQPNPLVMPPAVQSMEGTSVSTAVEDPVGCTATVLQFTDPEYLNSSLKLNNALGSITDYAIENPNSHVVGCSVEVQPTSENAVLLSTVTQTIEQFSGGEESVIAIIVPAESPEEPEIENSSFLPIKHEFLDTEDIETETDKSVYMNAYGGNEVLQTEHSYCKQDIDRDHLWQKISKLYSKITLLEMQEIKTLGRLRSLEALIGQLKQENLLSEEKLKIVENCFTTLEVTMIQ encoded by the exons ATGAAACGAGATGCATGGACTCCAAGTAAGCACCAGCTTCTATGCAGTGATCATTTTACTCCTGATTCCCTTGATGTGCGATGGGGTATACGATACTTGAAACATAATGCTGTACCAACAATTTTCTCTTCCCCAGATGATGAG gaaaaagaCTCTTCTCAGAagaccccaaaagaaaaaaagagagatgacctggaagaaacaaatacaaatgtaGAGTCAAAGGCGGCATCTGCATTACTTGAACCTAGTACGCCAAAGAAAAATCCTGTAATTCCAGAAAATGTAGATGAAAAAGCAGTAGTTTGCTCAACTGCATTGAGTAAACCTTTACAAATTCAAAAACTACAACTTCAAAATGGAGAAGACTTTCAGGCAGACTGTGTCATTCTTGATCATTCATCTAAGCAGCATATACATCAACCTAATCCTCTTGTAATGCCACCAGCAGTCCAGAGCATGGAAGGTACCAGTGTTTCTACTGCTGTAGAGGATCCAGTGGGTTGTACAGCTACAGTCTTGCAGTTTACAGACCCTGAATACTTGAATTCGTCTCTGAAACTGAACAATGCTTTAGGTTCAATTACTGACTATGCAATTGAAAATCCTAATTCTCATGTTGTAGGCTGTTCTGTTGAAGTACAGCCAACAAGTGAAAATGCAGTTTTACTGAGTACAGTCACACAAACTATTGAACAATTCAGTGGAGGTGAAGAATCTGTCATTGCTATTATTGTGCCAGCAGAGAGTCCAGAAGAGCCTGAAATAGAAAATAGTTCTTTTCTGCCGATTAAGCACGAGTTTCTTGACACAGAGGACATAGAAACAGAAACAGATAAATCTGTGTATATGAATGCATATGGTGGAAATGAAGTATTACAAACTGAGCATTCATACTGCAAACAAGACATAGACAGAGATCACCTTTGGCAAAAAATTTCAAAGCTCTACTCTAAGATAACTCTACTTGAAATGCAGGAGATAAAAACTTTGGGGAGACTCAGGTCCTTGGAAGCACTTATTGGACAACTGAAGcaagaaaacctgctttctgaagaaaagctgAAGATTGTAGAAAACTGCTTTACAACACTTGAAGTGACTATGATACAATAA